In one Halichondria panicea chromosome 4, odHalPani1.1, whole genome shotgun sequence genomic region, the following are encoded:
- the LOC135335058 gene encoding complement receptor type 1-like isoform X1 has translation MWLHVHSVIHFLLSSLLKSVNLDHACMNTDSMKKLQGDCVSWLVLLTGAAQLLLVCGEGSPAGMYLSLGTTTFIMNNTEILITSIGDDNGGSLPPLICHTDLMTCCTPNETMMTRGIGDWRYPNGARVPGESGSNSASQPFVSLRNVHSIKLARRDDFTPPPLDPTGSYCCIIPTTGEDMTFCAKLVVCPSLPALTNGMVLYNDLTLGVDTVATYTCDIGYTLTGEDTTTCGMDGNWITSAPNCQLPGTMPTVTTPLPATCPDLQEMNNIMIIYDMNPMHIGSRPVDTVATYTCDTGYTLNGGTTRTCGSDGVWSGSAPVCQAIECPPTPPISNGSMISYAPDNTQNISLGTIATYSCMIGFSLVVSEVRTCVDDDGTDAIGIWVGQPPTCVPIECPPTPPISNGSMISYAPDNTRNFSLGTIATYSCMIGFSLVVSEVRTCMEDDAYGGTDAIGIWVGQPPTCTPIMCPPLTHPYGSVTYSSLGPSYPFGTQALYEMISCPEGTEKIGGDHIRNCTSDGSSTVGAWNGAAPICADQPLFLSLQGISYTTNNSNIQVTRIGTTNDTSLTCHTDSITCCRGIHNPDGNAGFGEWFFPNGTEIARNRVTGSGFYWVRNLQAVRLYRQDDIQSPVGRYCCRIPDSGGVLRTVCANLTTNTIRCPPDDSLMAPTNGSVSYSSPEEGGSYVFGTVATFSCFPGFGLSTLGTRMCKGTTMGTFSGSSPTCDAITCSVLAELVNGTIDYSRSPNSARYSYGTAAIYQCNPGYNITSVDEVRTCTGDGMRSVGEWDTTAPQCPPVDCETPPSIINGSPGIPTTTTFTGTVTYSCNDGYALFGIATSTCQANATWSRPPECRAIECRTLLAITNGVITYVPDNTSGYDLGTVATYACDPGFVLDLSLGGSEMSTCVDDMDNDAEGVFDNQAPKCVRIICQPLFHYPYGMTTYHHEIPPYSYGTRARYNVSCPPELERSGGDDERTCTDNGHSVVGVWSGTAPICAARGVFLSFQGTTYTTNNSNIVLTRIETTNDTSLTCHTDSTTCCRAVDSSSDMGTGEWLFPNGTSIVRKKRVPSDGFYYTRFHQAIRLYRNDDTRTPLGTYCCRIPDSGRVLKTMCANLIDNNIRCPSDSVMAPTNGMVSHSSPVEGGSYSYGTVATFTCSTGFSLNGTSTRTCDTEQGTFSGTTPSCITITCSALTAIGNGKIVYSSDMIKPYNYGTTAMYKCDPGYEITSGNKKRNCTGDGTTQSGDWNGTAAMCSPVSCGQVPSDTNASPGTPTRQTFGGTVTYSCNEGYALFGIATSTCQANATWSRPPECRAIECRTLLAITNGVITYVPDNTSGYDLGTVATYACNPGFVLDLSLGGFEMSTCVDDMDNDAEGVFDNQAPKCVRIICQPLFPYPYGMTTYHHEIPPYSYGTRARYNVSCPPKLERSGGDDERTCTDNGRSVVGVWSGTAPICAARGVFLSFQGTTYTTNNSNIVLTRIETTNDTSLTCHTDSTTCCRGKDKKSSSNMGTGEWLFPNETSIVRKKVTGSGFYYTRFHQAIRLYRNNDTRTPLGTYCCRIPDSGRILKTMCANLIDNNIRCPSDSVMAPTNGTVSYTSPVEGGSYSYGTVATFTCSTGFSLNGTSTRTCDTEHGTFSGTTPSCITITCSALTAIGNGKIVYSSDMIKPYDYGTTATYKCDPGYEITSGNKKRNCTGDGTTQSGDWNGTAAMCSPVSCGQVPSDTNASPGTPTRQTFGGTVTYSCNDSYTLFGNATSTCQANATWSRPPECKGIHITGIQSGEPILIGGSVTITCTTDSPADSIMLLQDDQPKAQQLSTTTLMYTIYFVTDSIHGNIFKCEALLTGRTDTSDTAFESLTLSIKVPQQPITINIRTSSPSLIIGEPYNVTCTVSKLPGLTRTPTAQWVNVTMETEQIGMPTLNKAVLIFSPLRSSDAGIYYCLGNLNTTIHSQPLSNSSNFTLIAQIPTPTVNISRYPSSSALFANHSEVTFTCQVSIHEDIDTPVNLSLTWTREVYSDEDNTTTEVIIMNSTTSTVERSWTLDSLSSNDQRVTCNGELSTSRFIQGNRGIDEHMLSVVGVFLIFNGSSFDDNTTSVPARDVRVIQCHSDKTDTFDEDQHGWTFPNSTKITNISKLAVATREGGHLALTRVGNSSLPAGEYCCKAQDVRGTSHTLCVHVNPGPTLYVLPTKPNASGNVMVGGVVAGIVVLVVALLIIGAVILIVVRARRSGKHTFSGLTFGGGRVKRKSPFTVKVDPLTPLDIPLDDHIDTLTPDTNMYVGVTTFSKEPDKKS, from the exons ATGTGGTTGCATGTACATTCCGTCATACACTTCCTGTTATCATCTCTATTAAAGTCAGTTAATttggaccatgcatgcatgaacacaGACAGCATGAAGAAGTTACAAGGTGACTGTGTCTCTTGGCTGGTACTTTTGACTGGAGCTGCTCAGCTCCTATTAGTGTGTGGAGAAGGTTCACCTGCTG GAATGTACCTGTCTTTGGGGACCACCACTTTCATTATGAATAACACTGAGATCCTCATCACTAGCATTGGAGATGATAATGGGGGTAGTCTTCCCCCTCTCATCTGTCACACTGACCTAATGACTTGTTGTACACCCAATGAGACAATGATGACAAGAGGAATTGGAGATTGGCGCTATCCAAATGGGGCTCGTGTTCCTGGTGAATCAGGATCTAACTCAGCATCTCAACCGTTTGTGTCATTGAGAAATGTTCATTCCATTAAACTGGCTCGTAGAGACGATTTTACTCCCCCTCCGTTGGATCCAACTGGTTCCTATTGCTGTATTATACCAACTACTGGAGAAGATATGACCTTCTGTGCCAAACTGG TTGTGTGCCCGTCTCTCCCTGCCCTGACCAATGGAATGGTCTTATACAACGACTTAACACTGGgtgtggacactgtggccacctacacctgtgacattGGCTATACTCTAACGGGAGAGGACACCACAACTTGTGGAATGGATGGGAACTGGATTACATCAGCTCCTAACTGTCAAT TACCCGGAACTATGCCAACAGTTACTACTCCTCTGCCCGCCACTTGCCCTGACCTTCAAGAAATGAACAATATAATGATTATTTACGATATGAATCCCATGCATATTGGCTcaagaccagtggacactgtggccacctacacctgtgatactggctacactctcaatggaggcacaaccaggacttgtgggagtgatggagtgtggagtggatcAGCTCCAGTTTGTCAAG ccaTTGAGTGTCCTCCTACACCACCCATTTCCAATGGAAGCATGATCTCCTACGCCCCCGATAATACTCAAAATATTTCCCTGGGAACTATTGCCACCTACAGTTGTATGATTGGGTTCTCCTTGGTTGTGTCTGAAGTTAGAACCTGTGTGGACGATGATGGAACTGACGCTATTGGAATATGGGTTGGTCAACCACCAACTTGTGTTC CCATTGAGTGTCCTCCTACACCACCCATTTCCAATGGAAGCATGATCTCCTACGCCCCCGATAATACTCGAAATTTTTCCCTGGGAACTATCGCCACCTACAGTTGTATGATTGGGTTCTCCTTGGTTGTGTCTGAAGTTAGAACCTGTATGGAGGACGATGCATATGGTGGAACTGATGCTATTGGAATATGGGTTGGTCAACCACCAACTTGTACTC CTATCATGTGTCCACCTCTCACTCATCCCTATGGCTCGGTAACCTACTCTTCCCTTGGACCATCTTATCCCTTTGGAACACAAGCACTATATGAGATGATATCTTGTCCTGAGGGTACAGAGAAAATAGGAGGAGATCATATAAGGAATTGTACTAGTGATGGCAGTAGTACTGTGGGAGCGTGGAATGGAGCTGCTCCCATCTGTGCAG ATCAACCACTCTTTCTATCACTCCAAGGAATATCCTATACTACCAACAACAGTAACATTCAAGTGACCAGAATTGGAACCACAAACGACACATCCTTgacctgtcacactgactcAATCACCTGTTGTAGAGGAATACACAATCCAGATGGAAATGCTGGTTTTGGGGAGTGGTTTTTTCCTAATGGAACAGAGATTGCTCGAAACAGAGTCACTGGTAGTGGGTTCTACTGGGTCAGAAACCTTCAGGCTGTCAGACTCTATCGTCAAGATGATATCCAGTCTCCAGTAGGTCGCTACTGCTGTAGAATACCTGACAGTGGTGGAGTGTTGAGGACTGTTTGTGCTAATCTTACAA CAAACACTATTCGATGTCCCCCTGATGACTCATTGATGGCTCCCACTAATGGGAGTGTCTCATACTCTAGTCCAGAGGAAGGTGGCAGCTACGTTTTTGGAACGGTGGCCACTTTCTCCTGCTTTCCTGGTTTTGGCCTCAGTACTCTTGGTACTAGAATGTGCAAAGGCACTACAATGGGAACCTTTAGTGGTTCCAGTCCAACATGTGATG CAATAACCTGCTCTGTTCTTGCTGAACTTGTCAATGGGACGATTGATTATTCCCGGTCTCCTAACTCTGCCCGTTACAGTTACGGAACAGCAGCTATTTATCAGTGTAACCCCGGGTATAATATAACAAGTGTAGACGAAGTGAGGACTTGTACTGGTGATGGTATGAGGTCAGTTGGAGAATGGGATACTACTGCTCCTCAATGTCCAC ctgtggaCTGTGAGACTCCTCCGTCTATTATCAATGGATCTCCTGGGATACCAACAACCACAACATTCACAGGGACAGTGACCTATAGCTGTAATGATGGCTATGCACTCTTTGGGATTGCTACAAGTACTTGTCAGGCAAATGCAACCTGGAGCAGACCACCAGAATGCAGAG ctattgaATGTCGCACTCTACTGGCCATTACTAATGGAGTCATCACCTACGTTCCCGACAACACCTCTGGCTATGATCTGGGCACTGTGGCCACTTATGCCTGTGATCCTGGGTTTGTTCTGGACCTCTCCCTGGGGGGATCTGAGATGAGCACTTGTGTAGATGATATGGACAATGATGCAGAGGGAGTGTTCGATAACCAGGCTCCAAAATGTGTCC GTATCATTTGCCAACCTCTTTTCCATTACCCCTATGGTATGACAACCTATCATCACGAAATTCCACCTTACTCATACGGAACACGAGCAAGATACAACGTCTCATGCCCTCCTGAACTAGAGAGAAGTGGAGGAGATGATGAGAGGACTTGTACTGATAATGGCCATAGTgttgtgggggtgtggtctggaACTGCTCCCATCTGTGCAG CTCGAGGAGTTTTCCTGTCATTTCAAGGAACAACCTACACTACGAACAACAGTAATATTGTACTCACCAGGATTGAGACTACAAATGACACATCCTTgacctgtcacactgactcAACCACCTGCTGTAGAGCTGTAGATTCATCTTCAGATATGGGTACTGGAGAGTGGCTGTTTCCTAATGGAACAAGTATTGTCCGGAAGAAGAGAGTACCTAGTGATGGGTTCTATTATACAAGGTTTCATCAAGCTATCAGACTGTATCGTAATGATGATACCCGGACTCCACTGGGAACCTACTGCTGTAGAATACCTGACAGTGGTAGAGTATTGAAGACTATGTGTGCTAACCTCATTG ACAACAACATTCGATGTCCCTCTGACTCGGTGATGGCTCCCACTAATGGGATGGTCTCACATTCAAGTCCAGTGGAAGGTGGCAGTTACAGCTATGGAACAGTTGCAACCTTTACCTGTTCCACTGGTTTTAGTCTTAATGGTACCTCAACTAGAACATGTGATACTGAACAGGGAACATTTAGTGGCACAACCCCATCTTGTATAA CAATCACCTGCTCTGCTCTCACTGCTATTGGAAATGGAAAAATTGTCTACTCTAGCGACATGATTAAACCTTATAACTATGGAACAACAGCTATGTATAAGTGTGACCCTGGGTACGAGATAACAAGTGGAAACAAAAAGAGAAACTGCACTGGCGATGGTACTACACAAAGTGGCGATTGGAACGGAACTGCTGCAATGTGTTCAC CTGTATCCTGTGGCCAAGTTCCTTCTGATACTAATGCATCTCCTGGGACACCAACTCGACAAACCTTTGGAGGGACAGTGACCTACAGCTGTAATGAAGGCTATGCACTCTTTGGAATTGCAACAAGTACTTGTCAGGCAAACGCAACCTGGAGCAGACCACCAGAATGCAGAG ctattgaATGTCGCACTCTACTGGCCATTACTAATGGAGTCATCACCTACGTTCCCGACAACACCTCTGGCTATGATCTGGGCACTGTGGCTACTTATGCCTGTAACCCTGGGTTTGTTCTGGACCTCTCCCTGGGGGGATTTGAGATGAGCACTTGTGTAGATGATATGGACAATGATGCAGAGGGAGTGTTCGATAACCAGGCTCCAAAATGCGTCC GTATCATTTGCCAACCTCTTTTCCCTTACCCCTATGGTATGACAACCTATCATCACGAAATTCCACCTTACTCATACGGAACACGAGCAAGATACAACGTCTCATGCCCTCCTAAACTAGAGAGAAGTGGAGGAGATGATGAGAGGACTTGTACTGATAATGGCCGTAGTGTTGTGGGAGTGTGGTCTGGAACTGCTCCCATCTGTGCAG CTCGAGGAGTTTTCCTGTCATTTCAAGGAACAACCTACACTACAAACAACAGTAATATTGTACTCACCAGGATTGAGACTACAAATGACACATCCTTgacctgtcacactgactcAACTACCTGCTGTAGAGGTAAAGACAAGAAGTCATCTTCAAATATGGGTACTGGAGAGTGGCTGTTTCCTAATGAAACAAGTATTGTCCGAAAGAAAGTCACTGGTAGCGGGTTCTATTATACAAGGTTTCATCAAGCTATCAGACTGTATCGTAATAATGATACCCGGACTCCACTGGGAACCTACTGCTGTAGAATACCTGACAGTGGTAGAATATTGAAGACTATGTGTGCTAACCTCATTG ACAACAACATTCGATGTCCCTCTGACTCGGTGATGGCTCCCACTAATGGGACGGTCTCATACACTAGTCCAGTGGAAGGTGGCAGTTACAGTTATGGAACAGTTGCAACCTTTACCTGTTCCACTGGTTTTAGTCTTAATGGTACCTCAACTAGAACATGTGATACTGAACATGGAACATTTAGTGGCACAACCCCATCTTGTATAA CAATCACCTGCTCTGCTCTCACTGCTATTGGAAATGGAAAAATTGTCTACTCTAGCGACATGATTAAACCTTATGACTATGGAACAACAGCTACGTATAAGTGTGACCCTGGGTACGAGATAACAAGTGGAAACAAAAAGAGAAACTGCACTGGCGATGGTACTACACAAAGTGGCGATTGGAACGGAACTGCTGCAATGTGTTCAC CTGTATCCTGTGGCCAAGTTCCTTCTGATACTAATGCATCTCCTGGGACACCAACTCGACAAACCTTTGGAGGGACAGTGACCTACAGCTGTAATGATAGCTATACACTCTTTGGAAATGCTACAAGTACTTGTCAGGCAAATGCAACCTGGAGCAGACCACCAGAATGCAAAG gtATCCACATTACTGGTATCCAATCTGGTGAGCCCATCTTAATTGGAGGTTCTGTTACCATCACCTGCACCACTGACTCTCCTGCTGACTCAATAATGTTACTCCAAGATGACCAACCCAAAGCTCAGCAGTTATCAACTACCACCTTGATGTATACTATATATTTTGTTACCGACAGCATTCATGGAAACATCTTCAAATGTGAGGCCCTGCTAACAGGGAGAACAGACACTTCTGATACTGCCTTTGAAAGTCTCACTCTTTCTATTAAAG TTCCCCAACAACCTATTACTATTAATATCAGAACATCCAGTCCTTCACTAATTATTGGAGAGCCATACAATGTTACTTGCACTGTGTCTAAGTTGCCTGGACTAACTCGCACACCAACTGCTCAATGGGTGaatgttaccatggagaccgAACAAATCGGAATGCCCACTCTTAATAAAGCTGTTCTCATTTTTTCTCCACTGAGAAGCTCAGATGCTGGCATATACTATTGTCTGGGAAATCTCAATACTACTATTCACTCTCAACCTCTTTCGAACAGCAGCAATTTCACTTTAATTGCACAAA TACCAACACCAACAGTGAACATCTCAAGGTATCCCTCTAGTTCAGCTCTGTTTGCTAATCATAGTGAGGTAACATTTACATGTCAAGTGTCTATACATGAAGATATCGATACTCCCGTCAATCTGAGCTTGACTTGGACTCGTGAGGTTTATAGTGATGAAGATAATACAACTACTGAAGTGATCATAATGAATAGTACGACCAGCACCGTTGAGAGAAGTTGGACTCTAGACAGTTTAAGTTCAAATGACCAGAGAGTGACCTGCAATGGAGAATTAAGTACTAGCAGGTTTATTCAAGGCAATAGAGGCATTGATGAACACATGTTATCTGTTGTTG GTGTGTTTCTGATATTCAACGGCAGTTCATTTGATGACAACACTACCTCTGTACCAGCGAGGGATGTACGTGTCATACAGTGTCACTCTGACAAGACAGATACATTCGATGAAGACCAACACGGATGGACTTTCCCTAATAGCACCAAGATTACTAACATCAGCAAACTGGCTGTTGCAACACGGGAGGGAGGACACCTGGCACTCACTCGAGTGGGGAACAGTTCCCTGCCAGCTGGAGAGTATTGTTGCAAGGCTCAGGACGTAAGGGGaactagccacaccctctgtgtgcatgtgaacCCAG GCCCTACTCTCTATGTATTACCCACAAAACCAAATGCAAGTGGCAATGTCATGGTTGGAGGAGTAGTTGCTGGGATTGTCGTTTTGGTGGTTGCTCTACTGATCATTGGAGCAGTTATTCTCATTGTTGTCAG AGCTCGTAGATCTGGAAAGCACACTTTCTCTGGCCTTACTTTTGGTGGAGGGAGAGTCAAGCGGAAATCACCATTCACTGTAAAAGTTGACCCCTTGACCCCATTGGACATACCCCTGGATGACCACATTGACACCTTGACCCCTGATACAAATATGTATGTGGGTGTGACCACCTTCAGCAAGGAACCAGATAAAAAAAGTTGA